In Erigeron canadensis isolate Cc75 chromosome 8, C_canadensis_v1, whole genome shotgun sequence, the DNA window aatcaaatataaagttatttacggtcaaagttagtcaatataacaactaaaatgggacgaaGGGGGTAATTTTATGCGTTTGTATAATATGTTTTAAATGCTTCGCAGTATTATATGTAAATGGGAATTAGTTAGGGgaatttttttgagaaaataaaacTGAAACGTTCATAGTAATACAAGTAAATTTATTTGCAATTGCAATCCAAGAAAGGTGGAGTGGTGGACCAATAAGCTAGTGGAAAGTTTTGAATAACAACAAAATACAATTGGCAAGACATGAGACACCATTCGCCTATTCAAGTGGACGATTATAAATCATTTGAAAGTaacatttttgtttctttttcagTGAAGAAGAAAATTTATGACTCCTCTTGAGATGATGGAATGAGTCCGAATGAGCTTGACTTACGATGACTAAAAAACATACCATTAGCCTCCGGGCTTCACTTTTTGACCACGTCTGAGGGAGAGAATAAGTATGGGTTTCTTATATGAGATAATTTAGTAACGATATATAGTTGGTTAGAATGTCATAAATGAGAACATGAGATTGATTGTTTATAGTATTACTTTTGGATAATAGAGTGTCTCTTTTTGAGGTGCTTCATAACTTCATTACCCATGTATTAGGCTTCTTCGTACTCATTGGACAATAACGAGTTTCTTCTCTATTGTTGTGGTCCATGTATCGAGGTGGCTCATCCATTATTGCCGGTCTATCTGACATGTTGGTATCTCTGACTTGTTAATCTATTTGATATGTTGGTTCAATAGGCTTTTTGATCCATCTGATATGTTGGTCCATCCATCTTAGTGATTCATCTGATATATTAGTCTATCCATATTGCTAGTTCGTTTGGCATGTTGGTCCCAACTAGCTAATCCATGTGGTTTGTTGGTATATACACTTTCATTTAGATTAGTTGGTAGTCAAACACACTTATTTGTTTTGATGATTTATAATACTTACGGTGCACGGAGTTTTCAGGGGAGAAACCCAGTAACCAAGTTGCTTATGAACACATGGCCCCACCTTATAGGCACTGGGTGGGTGGAGAGGAAACTAAAGAGTATAATTATCAGTTGGcgtatcattttttatttttatttttaaattattgtcttttattttgtcCTTTTGTCTTTTCCCAAGTTCAAAAAAGATGGGGAAAATGGTGAGACATTGCAAGTAGAAAAAAACGGGTAATAAAAAAGGTGAGGAGTGGTAAGGCACTTCGTGGCCCGCGCCCCCTTAGGATGGACGGAATACGGTGAGAATAAGAGTGATGAGGGAGAGATGCGATTGGTAAGCCACTTTGTCCACCCTTCCAAGCTTAATATTTCTTTAACTTATTCAATTAAACTTTTTTCACATCAATTAAGTAATCTTAGCATCTTAAAACATCATTTTATGTTCGCTCTTTTTTGGGTTCAAAGTTATGCAAAAAGTAATACCTGGTATGTTATTTACATACGAATATGTCAACCGAAGAGGATAAATCAAGGAGTATGAAGGTTAAAAGGACTTTCTGTACGAGTTTGCTAAATTTATACGGTAGTATTTGATTGTGCAACATTCAATGCACAACTTTCCGATAGAAATTTTTGCTTTACCATCTGCGGTACTATCTTATAACTTAGATAAAATAACaatgtatattttattgtttaatacTTTTATCATCACTGGGTTCCTTTCAATGCCAATAGAGCAGCCCCGTAAGCCGCTTCTGTTTGAAGTGCTTGACTCACAGGTAAACCAAGCACCCTCTCTCGAATCTTTGTCCATTTATCATTTTTGGATCCACCGCCTGCTGTAAAGACTTCTTCCACTTTGGTCGCTCCTAAATCCTTCAACAATGCATATCCTTTTGCCTAAACAGAAACAAAATGCTTCATCACCGACTCATCGTCTTTAAATGACCAAATAGTACTGTGTCAACAAGCTCTGTCGAACACTTGTATAACATTTGTTACATATGTGCAATAACAGGCATTCTGCTTTTTGCCTACAAATAGGATACGGTTTCCTGCATTCTGAGAAAGACAACTGTTTTACCTCAATGCGTGCTATGGATTCAAGAATTCCGTGCAAGTATGCTACATCACTTTCTGGTCGAGGACTCAACCTATAACGtgaaaaacaacaacaaaatatcaGTTAGACATTTACACCTGTGTTTCTGTTTTTCAGAGAGTGAAGGCGCAAGGCGAACACGCACTTTTGTATTTAGGAGGTGACTGGATGTGTGTTTTGAAGTGACTAACGATATCTAATGATCAGAATCAGATAACCAATTCTGTTGCAGCTTGTATGAAACTTATTATTGGATCCAAACAATAATAGATTATACAAGTTGCAATAGTCAGAAAATCAGCTCCAATTTGCAAATCCAAACATAACTAACGGGTGGTGACCTAGTGATAAAAACTTGGTCCCTAAGGGTGAAAATACCTAGAGGTATTAAGTTTGAATCTTAGGAGAAAAAACATACGCCCTTGTAGCCACGGAGGTTCACCGGGAACGACTCTGGGCTACTCGCAACGTGAGCGGTCACCCTGGAATTAGTTGACTCGCAAAGTGGGTAGATTACctaggttttaaaaaaataattgcaAATCCAAACACTCCTTTGGTATGATTGATCCAAAAATGAACTTTGTTGCACTTTTTTAAAGCATAAGTTTCAAACTTAAATTTGAAAGCAGTTGTTTCGCATCATATATTACACAAAGCattgttttcttttcaaaagATGGAAGAAACCTAAACCAAATATGAGTGTTGGGAAAGCAGTCAAAGCACCTGGGAAAACCAGCAAATGTTAAACTACAGACATGAAATAATGTACTTTACCTTGGCACCATTTTGGGGTCAGCTATTGGAAATCTCTCGCCCTCAGTAGGTAGTGGATAATAGTCTAATGATGAAGCCTCCATTGGGTTTATTTGTGTACTCAAATTATCCAATTGTTCATCTGAAAAAAGTTGCCGAAGAACAGCTCCACCAGTGTTTGAGGCCCCTCCAACAAGCCATTTGTCATCAAGACGATGGCTATACACCCCAAATCGTGCATCCTCAATTCTCGTAGTGCTTAATAGTTTTATTGCAAGTGTAGAACCTAACGACGTTACCTATATACAACGTTGTGATTAGTCCGGAGACGGTTAGAAGATACAATCACTTGAAGGTCCCGTTCTGTTTTTTATAAACAAAGACTGGACCCCTAGAATAAATGGAACCTAAAGTTTAAAGAGGTTTCACCGCCTTTCCAGGTTGAGTAGCTCGGGCTGCAAGAAACGCGGCTATACTATCCGTGGTTCCAGTGCAAACAACACAATCTTCAGGAAAACCTGTATAAGAATTTACTCAATACGATAAGGCACACAAGTAATTTTCAAGGAAGTTGTAGTAAGGGGCTTTAAAAATAATGTACTCAATATGATAAACGCATACAAGCTACTTTTCCCAAGCAGAGGAAGATGTGTACCAAATTTTGTTCTTATATCCTCCTTAAGGGTGCCAATTATAGTTCCTGGAGCTTGGACAGTTGGCAGAACACGTGAATATGGCTGGGACTTCAGCCACGAAGGATAAGACTCGAGTTCAGGATCATAGCCAACCTATGCAAGAAAATATGAGCCATGTATCAGATGTTGAAAATAACATATCTGATTTCAGAAAGTCAATCTGAATTCAACGACTACTAATTCACGCCTCTAAATATCAAATCAAACAGACAATAActcattttgaaaaattaattaGAAACGGGGTCTTTATATATTGAAAGGTGATTTCAACAAAAATCCCGACAAAGAATAACAATTGGTGCTAAATGTGTATCAAAATCCATACGAAGATTCCAAACATAGTCCTTTTAACCTCAAAAGTGAAACTATGCGTATAGACAATAGAATCATACCTTTAACGCGTTATTGTAGTCGGACACTCCAATTTTACCATGAAGAATCCACAATAGCCAATCAGCTTGGTGCATTAGCACTGCAGACTCGTTAGTTGAATGGCTCGAGGTCCACCATGAAACGAGCTTGCATAAGGTCGAAGAACCCGAGCATACTGTGTGGTTTGAAGGGGCAATGGATTTTACAATAGGTAAAGCGTCAGGACAACTCTCGTTATACAGTAAAGGTCTTGCTAAAGCTTCTCCATTTTTGCTGCAGATATGAACAGAAGTAGTATAGATTGACTTTAAGGTCAAATAGACTTCAGGAGTCCAAATATGTTATCTTAGCTTAATTTAGTAATCACATAATGGAGATTAAATAATGGCCCCCTTtagaatataataattaaagcCTAAGCTTTTAAGCCATAATGGAAGGAATTGGTACCTGTCTAAAATCAGAGTAGTTGCAGAAGTACCGTCAATAGAGATGGAAATAATAAATGAACGTAGAGTAATCGGTATATCTTCAAGAAGAGAAAAAAGTGTTGTTTTCCATGATCGCACCCAATCAACTGCATCACCACTCTTCCTAGACAACAAATAACGATCTTGTACAGTCTCTTAAACAAATAGGAATATAATAAGATCAATGCTCAATACCCTGCTACTAACAAACAGGAGAACTAAAAGCATGACTCACGTTTTTATCATGAGACCTCAATAACTTTGTGTGAATCAATGAACATATTAAGCTATAGCTATGTTGAGATAACACGTTGGATTCTAAGTCATGTGTAACATCTCTTTTTGAAGTTTAGATTTTCTTCATAAGCTACCATGTAAACCGAAATGTTAATATAAATCCCCAACCATGTAAAAGTAATGTCGGGAATTATGTTTTTCCAAACAAGTGAACCCGCCTTTACACTATCTTCAAAAGATCCAGCCCAGAACCTCAGCTAGTAAATTTGATTCCTCCTCTTCTGTGTAAGCATTTGGGTTATTAAGGTCAAATGGACCGATAATAAACTTCCAAAACGAGACCATTTCGTATTGGtgtttatattagttatttatGTAAAAACGTAGACCTTTGTAACATGTGCTTCGTATTGGAAAATATTCTGGCCTTACACTGCAAAATGTCAGAAGCTCTACATGAGCAAAATGTATGCAACATTAAAAGGACTACTTGTTTAGACTAATTCTCACCGAGTAAACAGGGCTCGCAATCTCCTACTTCCATTATTATAGTATAGGTATTCTAAGTATTCGATTATACTTCTACTGACATTTTTTTGTAGTCAACTTAAGTccatttatttgtatatatccCACTTCAAACATTATGTTTAATTGTAACTTTCATATATTGGTATTCTAAGTATTCGATTATACTTCTACTGACATTTTTTAAAGGTTTTCCCTTGGTTGAGGTCACCCGGGATGGTGAGCCATTTTTGACATAATGCAGCGGTCTAACATGGGTTTCGTGTGGTCGATTCCAGCCATTTCTCTGGCCATCTCTAAATATGCCTAGGGCAGGATCTGAACCTAAAACCTGTTGTGAGGAAACGGGACTATTTCACTACACCGACTTGGTGATGATTTACTATATAGAAAGGATAAACAACGCAACTTGTTGCCATTTTGCCTTCTATTCCCATATAAAATGTTATAATCTACTATTGGTGGCTATCTTTTTTatagtaacatataaacattgatAAACTCAATCAATAGAATAAGGCATAAGATTTATAGCTACATAAAAATCTTACCAAAAACATAGGGTAATCTCTCTTGCCTTCGGAATATATAATCCCTTCCTTGTCAATAATCGCATACCTTGCACCAGATGTGCCGAAATCCATCCCTAAATACAACTTAGCCCCCATCTCAACATCACTACTTAAGTCTACTTTACAGTTACTCCTAAATCCCATGTCTCTACTTGGTATTAATGTATCTGCAATGTTTTGCATAAAGTAACTTTTAATTACAAAcacaacaaaaatttaaaactttttgatCATTGAGAATTCAATGTACACAAAATGGCTTACATTTATATCCCCAAGATTGCATTatgtttcttgattttgatacaTTTGCAATGTAGTACTTACATGACTCAGCTCTCGAAATCTTCGAATGACAACTACCTGGAGAGTAAAAATTAGTGAAAAATAAGTTATAA includes these proteins:
- the LOC122579376 gene encoding D-ribulose kinase isoform X2 → MRLLTRKGLYIPKAREITLCFWKSGDAVDWVRSWKTTLFSLLEDIPITLRSFIISISIDGTSATTLILDSKNGEALARPLLYNESCPDALPIVKSIAPSNHTVCSGSSTLCKLVSWWTSSHSTNESAVLMHQADWLLWILHGKIGVSDYNNALKVGYDPELESYPSWLKSQPYSRVLPTVQAPGTIIGTLKEDIRTKFGFPEDCVVCTGTTDSIAAFLAARATQPGKAVTSLGSTLAIKLLSTTRIEDARFGVYSHRLDDKWLVGGASNTGGAVLRQLFSDEQLDNLSTQINPMEASSLDYYPLPTEGERFPIADPKMVPRLSPRPESDVAYLHGILESIARIEAKGYALLKDLGATKVEEVFTAGGGSKNDKWTKIRERVLGLPVSQALQTEAAYGAALLALKGTQ
- the LOC122579376 gene encoding D-ribulose kinase isoform X1, with product MTTSVYHHMVHIRSLQPFSFQQSSCHSKISRAESCKYYIANVSKSRNIMQSWGYKYTLIPSRDMGFRSNCKVDLSSDVEMGAKLYLGMDFGTSGARYAIIDKEGIIYSEGKRDYPMFLSGDAVDWVRSWKTTLFSLLEDIPITLRSFIISISIDGTSATTLILDSKNGEALARPLLYNESCPDALPIVKSIAPSNHTVCSGSSTLCKLVSWWTSSHSTNESAVLMHQADWLLWILHGKIGVSDYNNALKVGYDPELESYPSWLKSQPYSRVLPTVQAPGTIIGTLKEDIRTKFGFPEDCVVCTGTTDSIAAFLAARATQPGKAVTSLGSTLAIKLLSTTRIEDARFGVYSHRLDDKWLVGGASNTGGAVLRQLFSDEQLDNLSTQINPMEASSLDYYPLPTEGERFPIADPKMVPRLSPRPESDVAYLHGILESIARIEAKGYALLKDLGATKVEEVFTAGGGSKNDKWTKIRERVLGLPVSQALQTEAAYGAALLALKGTQ